In a genomic window of Zonotrichia albicollis isolate bZonAlb1 chromosome 7, bZonAlb1.hap1, whole genome shotgun sequence:
- the LOC141729528 gene encoding serine/threonine-protein kinase pim-1-like, translating to MTEVQSRPRPRLLPGPAEDTRGAAAPAASAAASPARAPPLGSAAAGPESPVPRSRERTPGHGRPGAGEGRSGAVAGPGPSADSRVPPAGKAQQGLKEQYRLGSLLGRGGFGSVFAATRLSDGAPVAIKRVPRNRVLHWGELPDGTSAPLEIVLLAKVSTGFPGVVQLLEWLELPKDILMVLERPERCQDLHRFIRARRFLPEEEARVLFRQVLEAVRHCTSCGVLHRDIKPGNILVDLDTGQAKLIDFGCGTYLQDTAYTHFAGEPTQGSWAQHLMTQHLPAKAGCGSRDSLFCFPSWH from the exons ATGACCga GGTCCAGTCccgaccccggccccggctcctcccggggcccgcggaggacacacgcggcgcggccgctcccgccgcctccgctgcggcttccccggcccgagctccgccgctcggcagcgcggccgctgGCCCCGAGtctcccgtgccgcgttcccgggagcgaacgcctgggcatggccggcccggggcgggtgaggggcgctcgggggccgtggctggccccgggccgagcgctgacagccgcgtcccgcccgcagggaaggcgcagcagggcctgaaggagcaGTACAGGCTGGGTtcgctgctggggcgcggcGGCTTCGGCAGCGTCTTCGCGGCCACGCGGCTCTCGGACGGCGCCCCG gtggccatcaaaaGGGTGCCACGGAACCGCGTCCTGCACTGGggcgagctg cccgacggcaccagcgcacccctggagatcgtgctgctggccaaggtgtccACTGGCTTCCCTGGTgtggtccagctgctggagtggcttGAGCTCCCCAAGGACATCTTGATGGTGCTGGAGCGGCCAGAGCGGTGTCAGGACCTGCATCGTTTCATTCGGGCACGGCGGTTCCTGCCCGAGGAGGAGGCGCGGGTGCTGTtccgccaggtgctggaggccgtgcggcactgcaccagctgTGGGGTCCTGCACCGCGACATCAAACCAGGGAACATCCTGGTTGACCTGGACACCGGGCAGGCCAAATTGATTGactttggctgtggcacctacctGCAAGACACAGCCTACACTCACTTTGCAGGTGAGCCCACGCAGGGCTCCTGGGCCCAGCATCTCATGACCCAACATCTCCCAGCCAaagctggctgtggcagcagggattCTCTCTTTTGCTTCCCTTCATGGCACTGA